Proteins co-encoded in one Brassica oleracea var. oleracea cultivar TO1000 chromosome C4, BOL, whole genome shotgun sequence genomic window:
- the LOC106336636 gene encoding probable pectate lyase 4, with product MTTLPYADVDCNLRALAGRAEGFGRLAVGGLHGDLYVVTSLADDGPGSLREGGRRREPLWIVFAVSGTIHLNSYLSVSSHKTIDGRGQRIKITGKGIRLKECEHIIICNLEFEGGRGHDVDGIQIKPKSRHIWIDRCSLRDYDDGLIDITRQSTDITVSRCYFGQHDKTMLIGADPSHVDDRCIRVTIHHCFFDGTRQRHPRLRFGKVHLYNNYTRNWGIYAVCASVEAQVFSQCNIYEAGVKKKTFEYYPEKAADREEVRAGLVRSENDLFLNGAQASLLTGAGGECVFHPSEHYPTWTVEPPSDTLKQIIKICTGWQSLSSPSDHGVPK from the exons ATGACCACGCTACCATACGCCGACGTCGATTGCAACCTCAGAGCTTTAGCCGGCCGTGCGGAGGGCTTCGGCCGACTCGCCGTCGGTGGTCTCCACGGCGATCTCTACGTCGTTACATCTCTCGCAG ATGATGGACCTGGATCTCTCCGCGAAGGAGGAAGGAGGAGAGAGCCGTTATGGATCGTGTTCGCGGTCTCCGGAACTATACATCTCAATTCATACTTGAGCGTATCGTCTCACAAGACGATCGATGGAAGAGGACAACGGATCAAGATCACTGGGAAAGGGATAAGGCTGAAGGAATGTGAACATATCATCATTTGCAATTTGGAGTTTGAAGGTGGTAGAGGCCATGACGTCGATGGGATTCAGATTAAGCCAAAGTCTAGACACATTTGGATTGATAGGTGTAGCTTGAGAGACTACGATGATGGGCTTATTGATATCACTAGGCAGAGCACTGATATCACTGTTTCTAG ATGTTACTTTGGGCAGCATGATAAGACGATGTTGATTGGAGCGGATCCTTCTCATGTTGATGATAGGTGTATCAGAGTGACGATTCACCATTGTTTCTTTGATGGAACTAGGCAGAGGCATCCTCGTCTCAGGTTTGGGAAAGTTCATTTGTATAACAATTATACAAGAAACTGGGGGATATATGCTGTCTGTGCTAGCGTAGAAGCGCAG GTGTTCTCTCAATGCAATATATACGAAGCAGGAGTGAAGAAGAAAACTTTTGAATACTACCCAGAGAAG GCTGCTGACAGGGAAGAAGTAAGAGCTGGGTTGGTTCGATCGGAGAATGACTTGTTCTTGAACGGAGCTCAAGCTTCCTTGTTGACAGGGGCCGGGGGAGAATGTGTGTTCCATCCAAGCGAGCATTACCCGACATGGACCGTGGAGCCTCCATCGGATACTCTCAAGCAAATCATCAAAATCTGTACTGGTTGGCAATCATTATCCTCTCCTTCAGATCATGGCGTTCCTAAGTAG
- the LOC106336635 gene encoding exocyst complex component EXO70A1, protein MAKKAKFAFFSSSSPKSLPSSPSSFTSFPASPLSQNFTQSSMEEAVERAEAVIRKWDPNTPSFTKIVSLFNHSRKEAKEFIISVRDLRKAMHFLVSQDSQSPKLALAQTLMQIAMTRLEKEFFQILSSNRDKLDPESVSGQSSISSNSEFEDIMQSDDEDEIKKAGESITQVEKASAVVMSDLKAIAESMISCGYGKECIKIYKRIRKSIVDEGMSLLGIEPYKGSRFHRTDWVTLEHMIKNWIRAAKIGVATLFRGEKLLCDHVFSASNSTRESCFYEIAYEAATNLFKFPEFVAKEKKSHERIFSLMDLQAAISDLWQEIEMIFHFGSVAGVKSQALSSLQKLKVSIHSALVDFESTIHKDSTKALTPGGGVHKLTRSTMSFISSLSKHSRVLSEIIADHPLPRNTGSLESYIRTPVTEDEERNHALSVHFAWLILVLLCKLDTKAEHYKNVSLSYLFLANNLHFIIETVRSTHLRDLLGEDWLTKHSDKLNAYAANYEIAAWSNVYMSLPEEPTDLSPEEAKTYFRRFHTAFEEAYMKQSLRIVSDAKLRDGLKVSIAKKLVPEYREFYRKYLPMLGQERNIEMLVRFKPDNLENYISDLFHGTPILASSSVSSSSSSSSSWMSLGCVSG, encoded by the coding sequence ATGGCGAAAAAGGCCAAGTTTGCTTTCTTCTCTTCCTCATCTCCTAAGTCCCTCCCTTCTTCTCCTTCTTCATTCACATCTTTCCCAGCCTCTCCTCTGAGCCAGAACTTTACTCAGTCTTCTATGGAGGAAGCAGTGGAGAGAGCAGAAGCAGTCATCAGAAAATGGGATCCAAACACGCCTTCCTTCACCAAGATAGTCTCTCTGTTCAACCACAGCAGAAAAGAAGCCAAAGAGTTCATCATATCCGTCCGTGACTTGCGAAAAGCGATGCACTTTCTTGTCTCCCAAGACTCTCAATCCCCTAAGCTCGCTCTTGCGCAGACCCTGATGCAGATCGCCATGACGAGGCTGGAGAAAGAGTTCTTCCAGATATTATCTTCAAACAGAGACAAGCTTGACCCTGAATCAGTTTCAGGTCAATCCTCAATCTCTAGCAACTCCGAGTTTGAAGATATCATGCAATCTGATGATGAAGATGAGATCAAGAAAGCTGGTGAGTCCATCACACAGGTTGAGAAAGCTTCAGCGGTGGTGATGTCGGACTTAAAGGCTATTGCAGAGAGTATGATCAGTTGCGGATATGGTAAAGAGTGTATAAAGATTTACAAAAGGATCAGAAAATCAATTGTAGATGAAGGGATGAGCTTGCTTGGGATTGAACCCTACAAAGGCTCAAGATTTCACAGAACGGACTGGGTCACGCTCGAGCATATGATCAAGAACTGGATCAGAGCTGCAAAGATTGGCGTTGCCACGCTCTTCCGTGGAGAGAAACTTCTCTGTGATCATGTCTTCTCTGCTTCGAACTCAACGAGAGAGTCGTGCTTTTACGAGATTGCATACGAAGCAGCCACTAACCTTTTCAAGTTCCCTGAGTTTGTAGCCAAGGAGAAGAAGTCTCATGAGAGGATCTTCTCGCTGATGGATCTCCAGGCTGCCATCTCTGATCTCTGGCAGGAGATAGAGATGATATTCCACTTCGGTTCAGTGGCCGGTGTGAAGTCTCAGGCGCTCTCATCTTTGCAAAAGCTAAAGGTTTCAATCCACAGTGCTCTCGTTGATTTTGAATCAACCATTCACAAGGATTCGACGAAAGCTCTTACTCCTGGAGGAGGGGTTCATAAGCTGACCAGATCAACAATGAGTTTCATCTCCTCCCTTTCTAAACACAGCCGTGTCTTGTCTGAAATCATTGCAGACCATCCGCTCCCGAGAAACACAGGGTCGCTTGAATCTTACATCAGAACTCCAGTCACAGAAGATGAAGAGCGCAATCACGCACTCTCGGTCCATTTCGCTTGGCTCATCCTTGTCCTGCTATGCAAGCTAGACACCAAAGCAGAGCATTACAAGAACGTTTCACTATCCTACCTCTTCCTTGCAAACAACCTTCACTTCATCATCGAAACGGTTCGTTCAACTCACCTGAGGGATCTCCTCGGAGAAGATTGGCTCACTAAGCACAGCGACAAACTAAACGCTTACGCTGCGAACTACGAGATAGCAGCATGGTCCAATGTATACATGTCTTTACCAGAGGAGCCCACAGACCTATCACCAGAGGAGGCCAAAACATATTTCAGAAGGTTCCACACAGCGTTTGAGGAAGCATATATGAAACAATCATTAAGAATTGTATCAGATGCGAAGCTTAGGGACGGATTGAAGGTTTCAATAGCAAAGAAGCTTGTACCGGAATACAGAGAGTTTTACAGGAAGTACTTACCAATGCTAGGCCAAGAGAGAAACATCGAAATGCTAGTGAGGTTCAAGCCAGATAACTTGGAGAATTACATCTCTGATCTGTTCCATGGAACACCAATACTTGCCTCATCTTCTGTCTCTTCATCTTCTTCGTCTTCTTCATCATGGATGTCACTTGGGTGTGTTTCAGGCTGA
- the LOC106341148 gene encoding caffeoylshikimate esterase — translation MAYIDGQVGYSEEFIKNSRGMQLLTCKWFPVNQEPRALIFFCHGYAIDCSTTFKDVASKFAKEGFGMYGIEYEGHGRSGGLNVYIDDFDLLINDVYSHFSKISEMGENPKKKKFLMGESMGGAVVLLLHRKKPEFWDGAILIAPMCKIAEEMKPPKTVISMMNLVIHLIPSWKSILPGPDIINLAIKQPHKRQEIKDNPNCYIGRPRMKTMSELFRVSLDLENRLHEVTMPFIVLHGEDDKVTDKEASKLLYEVASSNDKTLKLYPEMWHSLLFGEPLEKSELVFNDIVQWMETRINTLQVNANNNHEAKSQI, via the exons ATG GCTTATATTGATGGACAGGTCGGATATAGCGAG GAATTTATCAAGAATTCAAGGGGAATGCAACTCCTAACTTGCAAATGGTTTCCAGTAAATCAAGAACCAAGAGCTCTCATTTTCTTTTGTCATGGCTACGCAATTGATTGCAGCACCACCTTTAAAG ATGTTGCATCTAAGTTTGCAAAAGAAGGATTTGGTATGTATGGAATTGAATATGAAGGGCATGGAAGATCAGGTGGCCTCAATGTCTACATTGATGACTTCGATCTTCTCATCAATGATGTCTATTCACATTTCTCCAAAATATCTG AAATGGGAGAGAACCCAAAGAAGAAGAAATTTTTGATGGGAGAATCAATGGGTGGAGCAGTAGTTCTTCTCTTGCACCGCAAGAAACCAGAGTTTTGGGATGGAGCTATCCTTATTGCTCCTATGTGTAAG ATTGCTGAAGAGATGAAACCACCAAAAACAGTTATATCTATGATGAACTTGGTCATACATCTGATCCCATCATGGAAGTCGATACTTCCAGGGCCTGATATCATTAACCTCGCTATTAAACAGCCTCATAAGAGACAAGAG ATTAAAGATAATCCAAATTGCTATATTGGGAGGCCTCGTATGAAGACGATGAGCGAGCTTTTTAGAGTAAGCCTTGACCTAGAGAATCGGTTGCACGAG GTGACAATGCCATTCATAGTATTGCATGGAGAAGATGATAAAGTTACGGATAAAGAAGCTAGCAAACTGCTTTATGAGGTGGCTTCCTCCAATGATAAGACTCTGAAGCTGTATCCTGAAATGTGGCATAGCCTTCTTTTCGGGGAGCCTTTGGAGAAGTCAGAGCTTGTATTCAATGACATTGTCCAATGGATGGAGACCAGAATCAATACTCTTCAAGTGAATGCTAATAACAACCATGAAGCAAAATCTCAAATCTGA